CGCGGGCGTCCTTGCGGTCTTTCCACACATCGCGTTCCCGGCGCGTCAGCCCGTACCGCTGGATGCGGTCCGGCACGCGGTACCCTTGGGAGAGCGTCAGGAGCCGCGGGTACAGGTGTCGGTCGTGGAAGTCCACACCGTACCGCGGGTCGACGACCACATGGGCCCGGTGCAGGCGCTTGGGTGGAAAGAAGAACACGCGCGATCCCTTGCCCAGCGGGCCGCGGTCGTCGTGGTAAAAGAACGACAGCAGCCCGGCGCGGGGCAGGCGGGCCACTCGAAGTCACTCGGAACGTCCGGTCGGCCGCCGAGCTTGGAATGACCGGCGGGAATGTCCGCGTCGGCGACGTTGCTGGACTCGGCGTTGATGCAGGGCCGCACTTGGTCGAGAACCTTGTCCGCCAATCCCGGCACCCGATCTCGGATGAAGGATTCGACTTCAGCGTCCATACGTTATCCCGGCCCCTTGTCGTGCTCGCCCAGCCAGCTCGGGTTCTTCGCCGTACCGTCGAACGCGTTGGTCGTCTTGAACCGCTCGAACTCGCCCTTCATCGCAGCACTCTTCGTCTTCGCGAGCAGGTCCGCCGTTTCCTTCTCCGTCAGCGGCTTGAACGTCCTCGCCAGGTCCAGGGCCTGCTTGAGGATCGCCATGCTGTCGATCCCGGTGATGACGACCGAGGTCGGCAGGCTCAGTGCGTATTGGAGGCACTCGACCGGGGTCGCGGTCTTACTCTTCAGCACCAGCCCGTCGCCCAGCGCCTTCATGCCGAGCACCCCGACGCCCTCCTTCACAAGCACCGGCACGACCTGCTTCTCGAAGCTGCGGAAGTGCGCGTCGAGGACGTTGAGCGGCATCTGGGCGGTGTCGAACTTGACCCCGTGCTCCTTCGCCACCTCTAGCATCCGCAGGTGGACCGCCGGGTCCTTGTGCCCGGTGAACCCGACGTAGCGGATCTTCCCGGCCCTCTTCGCCGCGTCCACCGCCTCCTGCGCCCCGCCCGCGACGAAGATGCGGTCGGGGTCCTCCATGCGGATGATCTCGTGGTGCTGTACCAGGTCGATCACGTCCGCCTGGAGCCGCTTCAGGCACTCGTCGATCTGTTCGGCGGCGGCCTTCTTCGTGCGGCCGTCGATCTTGGTCATCAGGAACACCTTCTTGCGGTACCCGTCCTTCAGGGCCTTGCCCATCCGGATCTCGGACCCGCCGTCGTGGTAGTCCCAGCAGTTGTCCATGAACGTGATGCCGGCGTCGATCGCCGAGCGGATGATGGCGAT
The Gemmata palustris DNA segment above includes these coding regions:
- a CDS encoding aldo/keto reductase, giving the protein MAAGAVTADEPKIAAPARPKETRKGDMLYRQLGSTKEEVSAIGLGGHHIGRQKGEKDSIAIIRSAIDAGITFMDNCWDYHDGGSEIRMGKALKDGYRKKVFLMTKIDGRTKKAAAEQIDECLKRLQADVIDLVQHHEIIRMEDPDRIFVAGGAQEAVDAAKRAGKIRYVGFTGHKDPAVHLRMLEVAKEHGVKFDTAQMPLNVLDAHFRSFEKQVVPVLVKEGVGVLGMKALGDGLVLKSKTATPVECLQYALSLPTSVVITGIDSMAILKQALDLARTFKPLTEKETADLLAKTKSAAMKGEFERFKTTNAFDGTAKNPSWLGEHDKGPG